One Dictyoglomus turgidum DSM 6724 DNA window includes the following coding sequences:
- a CDS encoding type II secretion system F family protein — protein MAKVYVYQARNMKGELITGEYEAENIREVAIRLRGMNLYPVRIEEKRTPSSFFSLTLAPKKEKVGKVKLTDLTVFTRQFATMINAGLSLSTCLNILSEQSESKALRQILKEIQRMVDEGSSLSEAFAKFPNVFSPLYINMVKAAESAGTLDETLERLAVTLEKQQELRRKIKSAMTYPVIVLIIAIGAGFGMLTFLVPIFAGMFESMGAQLPLPTLVLLKMSKFITSNILLILLGTIILILGAIRAWKNPKIKDKIDEILLKIPVFGGLIQKTSVVNFATTLAAQVRTGVPILQALQLAGQTAGNSVFRKAIDLTRQRVREGERIAPVLKETKVFPPMVVHMISIGEESGSLEQMLNKIAEFYEGEVAAAVESLTSLIEPLMMVFVGGIVGGMLIALYLPIFTMFQYIK, from the coding sequence ATGGCAAAGGTTTATGTTTATCAGGCACGAAATATGAAAGGAGAGCTTATCACGGGAGAGTATGAAGCTGAAAATATAAGAGAAGTAGCTATAAGGTTAAGGGGAATGAATTTGTATCCTGTAAGAATAGAGGAAAAAAGAACGCCGTCTTCTTTTTTCAGTTTGACATTAGCACCTAAAAAGGAGAAGGTTGGTAAGGTAAAATTAACAGACCTTACAGTATTTACCAGACAGTTTGCCACGATGATTAATGCAGGACTTTCTCTTTCTACCTGTCTTAATATTCTTTCTGAACAGAGTGAAAGCAAGGCATTAAGGCAAATTTTAAAAGAAATTCAAAGAATGGTAGACGAAGGAAGTTCCCTTTCTGAAGCTTTTGCAAAATTTCCTAATGTGTTTTCTCCTTTATATATTAATATGGTAAAGGCAGCAGAGTCTGCTGGAACCCTTGATGAAACTTTGGAGAGACTTGCTGTAACCCTGGAAAAGCAACAGGAATTAAGGAGAAAAATAAAATCAGCTATGACCTATCCAGTTATAGTACTTATTATTGCAATTGGGGCTGGATTTGGTATGTTGACCTTTCTTGTTCCTATCTTTGCAGGCATGTTTGAGAGTATGGGAGCCCAATTGCCATTGCCTACTTTAGTACTTCTCAAGATGAGTAAATTTATAACCAGTAATATACTTTTAATCCTCCTTGGAACAATAATTTTGATACTTGGAGCTATAAGAGCTTGGAAAAATCCTAAGATAAAAGATAAGATAGATGAAATACTCTTGAAAATTCCAGTTTTTGGAGGATTAATCCAAAAAACTTCTGTGGTGAATTTTGCAACTACCCTTGCTGCACAGGTAAGAACTGGAGTACCCATACTTCAGGCTCTTCAACTTGCTGGTCAGACCGCAGGAAATAGTGTATTCAGAAAAGCCATAGACTTAACAAGGCAGAGAGTAAGAGAAGGAGAAAGAATTGCTCCTGTGTTAAAGGAGACAAAAGTATTCCCTCCCATGGTGGTACATATGATATCCATTGGAGAAGAATCAGGTTCCTTGGAGCAAATGCTAAACAAAATTGCAGAGTTCTATGAAGGAGAAGTTGCAGCAGCAGTTGAAAGTCTGACCTCTCTTATTGAACCTTTGATGATGGTATTTGTAGGTGGTATAGTTGGTGGGATGTTAATTGCATTATATCTTCCTATTTTTACCATGTTCCAGTACATAAAATGA
- a CDS encoding type II secretion system protein — MRREKGFTLIELMVVIVIIAILAAVALPNFMGATERARESAVRSAVKSIQTALEIYATDNQGYYPDYIYTLKNGNYLPGGKFPNNPATNTEYGFTANNNDSGESAYKIVYTVSTDHASYTITGYGKDNQKIVIQVSSAGTIK; from the coding sequence ATGAGGAGAGAGAAAGGTTTCACGCTCATTGAGTTGATGGTGGTTATTGTGATCATTGCCATCTTAGCGGCAGTAGCTCTTCCAAACTTTATGGGAGCAACTGAAAGGGCAAGAGAGTCTGCAGTAAGAAGCGCAGTAAAGAGTATACAAACAGCTCTTGAGATTTATGCAACTGACAATCAAGGATATTATCCTGACTACATTTACACCCTAAAGAATGGCAATTACTTACCAGGAGGGAAATTCCCTAACAACCCTGCTACAAATACAGAATATGGTTTTACTGCTAATAATAATGACAGTGGTGAAAGCGCATATAAGATTGTTTATACAGTATCCACTGACCATGCCTCTTACACAATCACTGGATATGGGAAGGATAACCAAAAAATTGTAATCCAAGTATCCAGCGCTGGTACAATAAAGTAA
- a CDS encoding sigma-70 family RNA polymerase sigma factor, producing MKYKETGDKKFLEELLNVFDDLIHYWASKFTSYGEPLEDLIQIGYLGFLKAIENYDPKKGELSTYISHYVLGEIRHHLRDKIDKIKIPRSVKILINKMDNFIKEVWEKENRSPSCEEIAKHLNITVESVDELFKIKEAMMTVSIEDLEIEVDRIRTERLESFKLPIEEKIALEQAISKLPEIQKKIIEYIFYQDLTQTEVAKILKISQTQVSRLLKSALEKLREML from the coding sequence TTGAAATATAAAGAGACAGGAGATAAAAAATTTCTTGAGGAGCTTCTTAATGTTTTTGATGATTTAATACACTACTGGGCTTCAAAATTTACTTCTTATGGAGAACCTCTGGAAGATTTGATACAAATTGGATATTTGGGATTTTTAAAAGCTATTGAGAATTATGATCCTAAAAAAGGAGAACTTTCTACATACATCTCTCACTATGTATTAGGAGAGATAAGACATCATTTGAGGGATAAGATAGATAAAATAAAAATTCCAAGAAGTGTAAAGATCTTAATAAATAAAATGGATAATTTTATAAAAGAAGTATGGGAAAAGGAAAATAGATCACCCTCTTGTGAGGAGATTGCAAAGCATTTAAATATTACTGTGGAATCAGTAGATGAACTTTTTAAAATTAAAGAAGCTATGATGACAGTGTCTATTGAGGATTTAGAGATTGAGGTGGATAGGATAAGAACTGAGAGATTAGAATCTTTTAAACTTCCTATTGAGGAGAAGATTGCTTTAGAACAGGCAATATCAAAGCTTCCCGAAATACAGAAAAAAATAATTGAATATATTTTCTACCAAGATCTAACCCAAACTGAGGTTGCTAAAATATTGAAAATTTCTCAAACTCAAGTCTCAAGGCTTTTGAAAAGTGCCTTAGAGAAATTGAGAGAGATGCTTTAG